A genome region from Segatella copri includes the following:
- a CDS encoding acetylxylan esterase: MKQLVFRLIIIGVLMSVLGTSSLSAQIRGNNIVVTVTPDHQDWNYRIGEKANFTVNVRKSGTLLNQVKVDYEAGPAMFPEVKKSTTLKGGTMKWCGSLNRPGFYRLKVIAHVDGKDYEGLCTAGFSPEKIQPFAQEPKDFDAFWKKALDEARQNDLNPTKVLLPERCTKDKNVYEISYNNNRWGSKMYGILSVPVKEGKYPALLRVPGAGVRPYAGDTYTAPAECIVLEIGIHGVPVTMQQKIYDDLANGELKGYWDTNLENPYRNAYRRVVTGAVRGVDYIASLPEWNGKTIGVTGSSQGGFLSIAVAALDKRITFLAPVHDAMCDYEAEIHGVAGGWPHYFYKEDKAQGAAWKEQKLTDLEKARLEGARYYDGVNFARRITVPGWYSFGYNDEVVPPTSSYGLYNSVKAPKTLSLYQMTGHYWYQEQWDEWQAWIIQQLKK, translated from the coding sequence ATGAAGCAGCTTGTTTTTAGGTTAATAATTATAGGTGTTCTGATGAGTGTGCTGGGGACTTCAAGCCTCAGCGCACAAATCAGAGGAAACAACATCGTGGTAACGGTAACTCCTGACCATCAGGACTGGAATTACCGGATAGGCGAGAAGGCTAACTTCACGGTGAATGTGAGAAAGAGCGGTACGCTACTCAACCAGGTGAAGGTTGATTATGAAGCCGGTCCGGCAATGTTTCCGGAGGTGAAGAAAAGTACCACTCTCAAGGGCGGAACCATGAAATGGTGCGGCAGTCTGAACAGACCGGGCTTCTATCGTCTCAAGGTTATCGCTCATGTTGATGGCAAGGATTACGAGGGACTTTGCACGGCAGGTTTCTCTCCAGAGAAGATCCAGCCTTTCGCACAGGAACCTAAGGATTTCGATGCTTTCTGGAAGAAGGCACTGGATGAGGCAAGACAGAATGACCTCAATCCTACCAAGGTGCTTCTGCCTGAGCGTTGTACCAAGGATAAGAATGTATATGAAATAAGTTATAACAACAACCGATGGGGCTCTAAGATGTATGGCATCCTGAGTGTCCCGGTAAAAGAAGGTAAGTATCCGGCTTTGCTCCGTGTACCTGGTGCGGGTGTACGCCCTTATGCCGGCGATACTTATACGGCTCCTGCTGAGTGCATCGTACTGGAAATCGGTATTCACGGTGTTCCTGTTACCATGCAGCAGAAGATTTATGATGATCTTGCCAATGGCGAACTGAAAGGCTACTGGGATACCAATCTCGAGAATCCTTATCGCAATGCTTACAGACGGGTAGTAACCGGTGCAGTCCGTGGTGTGGATTATATCGCTTCGCTCCCTGAGTGGAACGGAAAGACTATCGGTGTAACGGGTTCATCACAGGGTGGATTTCTTTCCATCGCTGTGGCAGCTCTCGATAAGCGAATCACATTCCTGGCTCCTGTTCATGATGCTATGTGTGATTATGAAGCTGAGATTCACGGAGTTGCAGGCGGCTGGCCTCACTATTTCTATAAGGAAGACAAGGCACAGGGGGCTGCATGGAAAGAGCAGAAACTTACAGATTTGGAAAAGGCAAGACTCGAAGGTGCACGCTATTATGATGGCGTCAACTTCGCCCGTCGTATCACCGTTCCTGGCTGGTACAGTTTCGGTTATAATGATGAGGTGGTTCCGCCAACATCATCTTACGGCCTTTATAATTCGGTAAAAGCGCCTAAGACCTTGAGTCTGTACCAGATGACCGGTCATTACTGGTATCAGGAGCAGTGGGATGAATGGCAGGCTTGGATTATTCAGCAATTAAAGAAATAG
- a CDS encoding cellulase family glycosylhydrolase: protein MKKIFVLLMMALATCNISAKSNFVQVKDGHFVRDGKPYYYVGTNFWYGAILGSEGQGGNRERLCKELDKMKEMGIDNLRILVGSDGKRGVKTKVEPTLQEAPGVYNDTILAGLDYLLMEMGKRKMLAVLYLNNSWEWSGGYGYYLEQAGLGQALRPNEDGYPAFMNFVAKYASCEKAHQLFYDYVKFILTRTNRYTKKKYKDDPAIMSWQIGNEPRAFSKEQLPAFEKWLGEASKLIRSLDKNHLISIGSEGKFGCEGELNCWERICADKNVDYCNIHLWPYNWSWARKDHLQEDLEISCQNTKEYIDEHLEVCGRIRKPLVMEEFGYPRDGFSFSTSSTTEARDGYYKYVFSLVGDNAASGGYFAGCNFWGWGGFANPKHEQWQVGDDYTGDPAQEAQGLNSVFSTDKSTLDVVKTQVDRMKKIGKL from the coding sequence ATGAAGAAGATATTTGTTTTATTGATGATGGCATTGGCTACATGCAATATCTCTGCGAAGTCAAACTTTGTGCAGGTAAAGGACGGACATTTCGTTCGCGACGGTAAACCTTATTATTATGTAGGTACCAATTTCTGGTATGGTGCCATCCTCGGTTCAGAAGGACAGGGCGGCAACCGCGAGCGTCTCTGCAAGGAACTCGATAAGATGAAGGAGATGGGCATTGACAACCTCCGCATCCTGGTGGGCTCTGATGGAAAGCGAGGAGTGAAGACCAAGGTTGAGCCGACGCTGCAGGAAGCTCCGGGCGTTTATAACGATACGATTCTTGCCGGTCTCGACTATCTGCTGATGGAGATGGGAAAACGCAAGATGCTGGCCGTGCTCTATCTGAACAATTCCTGGGAATGGAGTGGCGGTTATGGCTATTACCTGGAGCAGGCTGGTTTGGGCCAGGCTCTCCGTCCTAACGAAGATGGATATCCTGCCTTCATGAACTTCGTCGCCAAATATGCATCCTGCGAAAAGGCGCATCAGCTTTTCTATGATTATGTGAAATTCATACTTACGAGAACCAACAGATATACAAAGAAGAAGTATAAGGACGACCCGGCTATCATGTCATGGCAGATAGGTAATGAGCCTCGTGCTTTCAGCAAAGAGCAGTTGCCTGCTTTCGAAAAGTGGCTGGGTGAAGCGAGCAAGCTGATCCGTTCGCTCGATAAGAATCATCTGATTTCTATCGGTAGCGAAGGTAAATTTGGATGTGAAGGTGAACTGAACTGTTGGGAACGGATCTGTGCCGACAAGAATGTAGATTATTGCAACATTCATCTTTGGCCATACAACTGGAGTTGGGCGAGAAAAGACCATTTGCAGGAAGATTTGGAAATCTCCTGCCAGAACACAAAGGAGTATATTGATGAACATCTTGAGGTATGCGGACGTATCAGGAAGCCATTGGTGATGGAGGAGTTCGGCTATCCTCGTGATGGTTTCTCTTTCTCAACTTCTTCTACAACAGAAGCACGTGATGGATATTATAAGTATGTGTTCAGTCTTGTTGGCGACAATGCTGCATCTGGCGGTTACTTTGCCGGTTGCAACTTCTGGGGATGGGGCGGCTTTGCCAATCCTAAGCATGAGCAGTGGCAGGTAGGTGATGACTACACCGGTGATCCTGCTCAGGAGGCGCAAGGTCTGAACTCCGTTTTCTCTACCGATAAATCTACATTGGATGTAGTAAAGACGCAGGTAGACAGAATGAAGAAGATTGGTAAGTTATAA
- a CDS encoding glycoside hydrolase family 5 protein, which yields MKKIVMIILAAAHFAWAGAQVKPVDDRISKMKLTATELAHYMAPGVNLGNTMEACDWNEVFTNQAGLKSETSWQNDKTTESYIRSLKQQGFNSLRIPISWVAGHLTDKENMTIDPVWMKRIKEIVNYGLNAGLCVIINEHWDGGWMEHDAFTSGANVTEYKEMFRKLWTNIAKEFKMYDQRVLFAVLNEPGVGGASPQVQGDMLAPDSKELADRLLAYEQVFIDAVRATGGNNASRVLIVQTPKTEIDLAAKDSYDITRLKDNAKNRLMAEVHFYDPYIFTLMDKDADWGKVALYWKGHAPADDQGRTVNTIWYNNKNVDAYQHITNQVMKMKQKFVDLGYPVVIGEYGANRKDASLFGGNQEKHNESMMAWYGAVTAEMMKAGLIQYVWDINVQPLPHMTIFDRKKQVVSDSYIFKGVMQGAAEGMEDYLKIYPKP from the coding sequence ATGAAGAAGATAGTTATGATTATATTGGCTGCCGCTCATTTTGCTTGGGCTGGCGCACAGGTTAAACCTGTGGATGACCGTATCTCGAAAATGAAACTCACGGCTACCGAACTGGCTCACTATATGGCTCCAGGAGTCAACCTGGGTAATACGATGGAGGCGTGCGACTGGAATGAGGTCTTTACCAATCAGGCAGGATTGAAGTCGGAAACTTCATGGCAGAATGATAAGACTACTGAGAGCTATATCCGGAGTTTGAAACAGCAGGGGTTCAACAGTCTTCGCATCCCTATATCCTGGGTGGCTGGACATCTTACGGATAAGGAGAATATGACCATAGATCCTGTCTGGATGAAACGAATCAAGGAAATCGTAAACTATGGTCTCAATGCCGGTCTCTGTGTCATCATCAACGAACACTGGGATGGCGGATGGATGGAGCATGATGCCTTTACCAGTGGGGCGAATGTGACAGAATATAAGGAGATGTTCCGCAAGCTGTGGACGAATATAGCAAAGGAATTCAAGATGTATGACCAGCGGGTTCTCTTTGCTGTCCTCAACGAACCGGGAGTGGGAGGCGCCAGTCCGCAGGTTCAAGGCGACATGCTGGCTCCTGATAGTAAGGAGTTAGCCGACCGTCTCCTGGCATACGAACAGGTGTTTATCGATGCCGTCCGTGCTACCGGTGGTAATAATGCCAGCCGTGTGCTCATCGTACAGACTCCAAAGACCGAGATTGATTTGGCAGCCAAGGATTCTTACGACATCACCCGTCTGAAAGATAATGCGAAGAACCGTCTGATGGCAGAGGTTCATTTCTACGATCCTTATATATTTACCTTGATGGACAAAGATGCCGATTGGGGCAAGGTGGCTCTTTATTGGAAAGGACATGCTCCTGCCGATGACCAGGGACGAACCGTAAACACCATCTGGTATAATAATAAGAATGTGGATGCCTACCAGCATATCACCAATCAGGTGATGAAGATGAAACAGAAGTTTGTAGATCTGGGTTATCCGGTAGTCATCGGCGAATATGGTGCCAACCGTAAGGATGCCTCTCTCTTCGGTGGTAATCAGGAGAAGCATAATGAGAGTATGATGGCATGGTATGGTGCTGTGACTGCCGAAATGATGAAGGCAGGTCTTATCCAGTATGTCTGGGATATCAATGTGCAGCCTCTTCCTCACATGACCATCTTCGACAGAAAAAAACAGGTGGTTTCTGACTCCTATATATTTAAAGGTGTGATGCAGGGAGCAGCCGAAGGGATGGAAGATTACCTGAAAATCTATCCGAAACCTTAG
- a CDS encoding ATPase, with amino-acid sequence MKILIADSGSTKTDWALVDEQGNVMVTCKTQGISPIHQSDAEILDVLCKELVLSEQPQQVFFYGSGVTEAMKSRMKSLLQQSFPEAKVEAEGDMLGAARALFGKKPGIACILGTGANSCLYDGEKIVMNTPPLGYILGDEGSGAVIGKLFLNGIFKGTLPVSLKNKYLAWSGLDYPTIINKVYRQPLANRFLASICPFISEQIAEGEKYENGTDELNEAMALYRMILESFNQFYAKNLTPYIKYVKASTEDISQLEPGMKAWHSSLEEEIPMLGFVGSIAHYFESPLRNVMEDEFHLKIFQILKAPMPGLIKYHVN; translated from the coding sequence ATGAAGATACTCATAGCAGATAGTGGCAGTACCAAGACCGATTGGGCTCTGGTTGATGAACAGGGTAACGTGATGGTTACCTGTAAGACGCAGGGCATCAGTCCGATTCATCAGAGTGATGCCGAGATATTGGATGTATTGTGTAAGGAACTTGTTCTGTCAGAGCAGCCTCAGCAGGTTTTCTTTTATGGCAGTGGAGTAACCGAGGCGATGAAGTCTCGCATGAAATCACTCTTGCAGCAGTCTTTTCCCGAAGCCAAGGTTGAGGCAGAAGGTGATATGCTGGGAGCAGCCCGTGCCCTCTTTGGCAAGAAACCGGGTATTGCCTGTATTTTGGGAACCGGTGCCAACAGTTGTCTTTACGATGGAGAGAAGATTGTGATGAACACGCCTCCGTTGGGATATATCCTGGGCGATGAGGGTAGTGGGGCAGTAATCGGCAAACTTTTTCTCAATGGTATCTTCAAGGGCACATTGCCTGTATCGCTAAAGAATAAATATCTTGCCTGGTCAGGCTTGGATTATCCTACTATTATTAATAAGGTGTACAGACAGCCGCTTGCCAATCGCTTTCTGGCTTCCATCTGTCCTTTTATCTCAGAACAGATAGCAGAAGGTGAGAAATACGAGAACGGGACTGACGAACTGAATGAAGCGATGGCTCTCTATCGTATGATACTGGAGAGTTTTAATCAGTTCTACGCAAAGAATCTCACACCTTATATTAAATATGTCAAGGCGAGCACCGAGGATATAAGCCAGTTGGAGCCAGGCATGAAGGCATGGCATTCATCCTTGGAAGAAGAAATCCCGATGCTTGGTTTTGTTGGAAGCATAGCTCATTACTTTGAATCACCTTTGAGAAATGTGATGGAGGATGAGTTTCATCTCAAGATTTTCCAGATATTGAAAGCTCCGATGCCGGGGTTGATAAAATATCATGTTAATTAA
- a CDS encoding mechanosensitive ion channel family protein: MKKRLYIIILLMVAFVLPSNAVLKEANLDTTLYMLRTELTNYHIDLEKQNQAAKAQQLAVIQELISIVKQADQNSIMLYSQRNGYIFDMTYACHEATEQFKKFKSKAVPFRQMIKKNNVEVARFDSLINYLYGMNTMFLSEEAQVNRNVDLTLAVNIRRQLVEKQKQLQAYVQAYDRTDRKLQALNDYANRRYEDIQNSIFNNGDDNYLRILRNFSMNYKEAKTSVTEKYKPVPGMMSQWDVRIIYILFGIIVFWGLISIFLNLFTIRIVITQLMKHGMFENRKESFMAKRPCLVMAMTVVTFAFILGIVRMAVTQNFVIMASQLLVEYSWLVGVILVSILLRVDNDKIKNTFRIYSPLMLVGFIVIVFRIILIPNDLVNLIFPPVLLLCALWQWNVIGRKHNQVLRTDKTYAFISLAVFGVSTIFAWTGFTLLAVQLIIWWTMLLTCVLTITCCEGWLSVYAKRKKLADKAITDKWLYRFIYKVLLPISGVLSFIISIYWAADIFNMSDTTWEIFNKDYIKTSNFTASLFSISEVACLYFLFNYINITSVDFMRHHFEKADPASAASKIVMFKNVMQVIIWGIWLLIALNVFQVGKSWLLAIFAGLSTGLGFASKDILENIYYGISLMMGRVKVGDYIICDGTRGKVSSISYTSTMLEATDGSVIAFQNSQLFSKNYKNMTKNHGYELDILEVGIAYGSNVKEVKQILIDALMKLDCIYQDKGVKVLLKSFDDSCITLRIVVWVNVLTQAIDDATIMECIYDTLNDHNIEIPFPQREITIKQVNN, translated from the coding sequence ATGAAGAAGAGACTATACATCATAATTCTGCTGATGGTGGCATTCGTGCTGCCAAGCAACGCAGTGCTCAAGGAAGCCAACCTGGACACAACACTCTATATGCTGCGTACAGAATTGACCAACTATCACATAGACTTGGAGAAACAGAACCAAGCTGCCAAGGCTCAACAGTTGGCTGTGATTCAGGAACTCATCAGTATTGTGAAACAGGCTGACCAGAACTCCATCATGCTCTATTCGCAGCGCAATGGGTATATTTTCGACATGACGTATGCCTGTCATGAGGCTACAGAGCAGTTTAAGAAGTTTAAGTCGAAGGCTGTTCCTTTCCGCCAGATGATCAAGAAGAACAATGTTGAGGTGGCTCGTTTCGATTCGCTCATTAACTATCTCTACGGCATGAACACCATGTTTCTCAGCGAAGAAGCACAGGTGAACCGAAACGTAGACCTGACTCTGGCTGTCAATATCCGCCGCCAGCTGGTAGAGAAACAGAAACAGTTGCAAGCCTATGTGCAGGCTTACGACCGAACCGACCGTAAGTTACAGGCGCTCAACGACTATGCCAACCGCAGATACGAAGATATCCAGAACAGTATCTTCAATAATGGAGACGACAACTATCTGCGCATACTCCGTAACTTCAGCATGAACTATAAGGAGGCGAAGACATCTGTAACCGAGAAATACAAGCCCGTACCGGGCATGATGTCGCAATGGGATGTTCGTATCATCTACATCCTCTTTGGTATCATCGTCTTCTGGGGACTAATCTCCATCTTCCTCAATCTCTTTACCATCCGCATCGTGATTACCCAACTCATGAAGCATGGTATGTTCGAGAACAGAAAGGAAAGTTTTATGGCAAAACGACCATGCCTTGTCATGGCGATGACGGTAGTAACCTTCGCATTCATCCTGGGTATCGTAAGAATGGCGGTTACCCAGAACTTCGTGATTATGGCAAGCCAGCTGCTGGTAGAATATTCCTGGCTAGTTGGCGTCATCCTGGTATCTATCCTGCTACGTGTAGACAACGATAAGATCAAGAATACCTTCCGTATCTATTCACCATTGATGCTGGTAGGTTTCATCGTTATCGTGTTCCGTATCATCCTGATACCAAACGACCTGGTAAACCTCATCTTTCCACCAGTCCTTCTGCTCTGCGCTCTCTGGCAGTGGAATGTGATTGGCAGAAAGCACAACCAGGTATTACGCACCGACAAGACATACGCATTCATATCGCTTGCCGTATTCGGAGTAAGTACCATTTTTGCCTGGACAGGTTTCACACTGCTTGCCGTCCAGCTTATCATCTGGTGGACCATGCTGCTTACCTGCGTGCTTACCATCACCTGTTGCGAAGGATGGCTCAGCGTATATGCCAAGCGTAAGAAGTTGGCTGACAAGGCGATTACCGACAAATGGCTGTATCGCTTTATCTATAAGGTATTGCTCCCTATTTCAGGCGTACTCTCGTTCATCATCTCTATCTATTGGGCTGCAGATATATTCAACATGAGTGATACGACATGGGAGATATTCAACAAGGATTACATCAAGACCAGTAACTTCACTGCATCGCTTTTCAGTATTTCAGAGGTAGCTTGCCTGTACTTCCTGTTCAACTACATCAACATTACTTCTGTAGATTTCATGCGTCATCACTTCGAGAAGGCAGACCCGGCGTCGGCTGCTTCAAAGATTGTGATGTTCAAGAACGTGATGCAGGTGATTATCTGGGGTATCTGGCTGCTGATAGCCCTGAATGTGTTCCAGGTAGGAAAATCATGGCTGCTAGCTATCTTTGCCGGTTTATCAACTGGTCTGGGTTTTGCATCAAAGGATATTCTCGAGAACATCTACTACGGCATCTCTCTGATGATGGGCCGTGTGAAGGTGGGTGACTATATTATCTGTGATGGCACCCGTGGTAAGGTAAGCAGTATCAGTTATACCTCTACGATGCTGGAGGCTACCGACGGTTCGGTCATAGCCTTCCAGAACTCGCAGCTTTTCTCCAAAAACTACAAGAACATGACCAAAAATCATGGTTATGAGCTGGATATTCTGGAGGTAGGTATTGCTTATGGCAGCAATGTGAAGGAAGTGAAACAGATTCTGATTGATGCCCTCATGAAACTGGACTGTATCTATCAGGACAAAGGCGTGAAGGTGTTACTGAAGAGTTTCGATGACAGCTGCATCACACTCAGAATCGTAGTATGGGTGAACGTGCTTACCCAAGCCATCGATGATGCCACCATCATGGAGTGCATCTACGATACGCTCAACGATCATAACATCGAGATTCCGTTCCCACAGCGTGAAATTACAATCAAACAAGTTAATAATTAA
- the kdsA gene encoding 3-deoxy-8-phosphooctulonate synthase, whose amino-acid sequence MATFIAGPCVIESMELLETVAQELVRINEKLGTKIIFKASFDKANRTSIHSFRGPGLEKGLQMLGDIRKKYNLQVTTDIHESYQASAAGEVCDILQIPAFLCRQTDLLVSAAKTGKTVNIKKAQFLSGRDMKYPVEKALESGAKEVWLTERGNCFGYNNLVVDFRNIPDMKEIVPNVIMDCTHSVQRPSAGDGKTVGDRKFVPAMAKAAKAFGATGYFFEVHPAPDQGKSDAANMLELNKLESLIEELL is encoded by the coding sequence ATGGCAACATTCATTGCAGGTCCTTGCGTCATCGAGTCAATGGAACTATTGGAAACAGTAGCTCAGGAACTCGTCCGCATCAACGAAAAGTTAGGAACAAAAATCATATTCAAGGCTTCATTCGATAAAGCCAACCGTACCAGCATCCACTCTTTCCGTGGTCCAGGACTGGAGAAAGGACTCCAGATGCTGGGAGATATCAGGAAGAAGTACAACCTTCAGGTTACAACAGATATTCATGAGAGTTATCAGGCTTCAGCAGCAGGCGAAGTATGTGATATTCTCCAGATTCCAGCCTTCCTCTGCCGACAGACCGACCTTCTGGTTTCTGCAGCTAAGACAGGCAAAACCGTCAACATCAAGAAGGCACAGTTCCTGAGCGGAAGAGATATGAAATATCCTGTAGAAAAGGCTTTAGAGAGCGGTGCCAAAGAAGTTTGGCTCACAGAACGCGGCAACTGTTTCGGCTATAACAATCTCGTGGTAGATTTCAGAAACATCCCTGACATGAAGGAGATTGTGCCAAATGTCATCATGGACTGTACCCATAGCGTTCAGCGCCCGAGTGCAGGTGACGGCAAAACCGTAGGCGACCGTAAGTTCGTTCCAGCAATGGCAAAGGCGGCTAAAGCTTTCGGAGCTACCGGCTACTTCTTTGAAGTACATCCAGCCCCAGACCAGGGCAAGAGCGATGCTGCCAATATGCTGGAATTAAACAAGTTGGAATCACTTATAGAAGAACTCCTGTAA
- a CDS encoding SIS domain-containing protein, protein MTDKNNNIDDKIVRGYGEQALRNEAQAILDQIPYLDDNFEKAVDMMYQCQGKIIVTGVGKSGHVGAKIAATLASTGTPAFYINPLDIYHGDLGVMTDKDVVLALSNSGQTDELLRFIPMVLHMNIPIISITGNPDSLLAKYSNHHITVKVKKEACPLNLAPTSSTTAALAMGDALAIALMQVRHFKPRDFAQFHPGGELGKRLLTTAEDVMRSDDMPIIPKEMHLGEAIIHVSKGKLGLGISLDEDNHVIGLITDGDIRRAMEKWQAEFFNKTVSDIMTTTPKMVTPKTKISEIQRIMHKYKVHTVLVVDKDNHLKGIVDHYACMV, encoded by the coding sequence ATGACCGATAAAAATAACAATATAGATGATAAGATTGTTCGCGGTTATGGCGAACAGGCTCTTAGAAACGAGGCGCAGGCCATCCTCGACCAGATACCTTATCTGGATGACAACTTTGAGAAAGCTGTAGACATGATGTATCAATGTCAAGGCAAGATTATCGTTACAGGTGTGGGCAAGAGTGGACACGTAGGTGCCAAGATTGCCGCTACACTTGCCTCTACAGGCACACCAGCCTTCTACATCAATCCACTGGATATCTATCACGGCGACTTAGGTGTGATGACCGACAAGGATGTGGTTCTGGCACTGAGTAACAGCGGTCAGACCGATGAACTGCTTCGTTTCATCCCGATGGTACTCCACATGAATATTCCTATCATTTCCATCACCGGAAATCCAGATTCCCTGCTGGCAAAATACTCCAACCATCATATCACCGTAAAGGTAAAGAAGGAGGCTTGTCCGCTGAACCTAGCCCCTACCAGCAGTACTACTGCAGCATTGGCTATGGGTGATGCACTGGCTATCGCCCTGATGCAGGTACGCCACTTCAAGCCTCGTGACTTTGCACAGTTCCATCCTGGTGGAGAATTAGGCAAACGACTGCTGACCACAGCAGAAGATGTGATGCGCAGCGATGATATGCCTATCATTCCCAAGGAAATGCACCTGGGCGAGGCTATCATCCACGTAAGCAAGGGCAAACTGGGATTGGGTATCTCATTGGATGAAGACAACCACGTTATCGGACTTATTACCGATGGTGATATCCGACGCGCCATGGAGAAATGGCAGGCAGAATTCTTTAACAAGACTGTAAGCGACATCATGACCACCACTCCGAAAATGGTGACTCCGAAGACGAAGATTTCGGAGATTCAGCGCATCATGCACAAATATAAGGTGCATACGGTACTGGTTGTAGACAAGGATAATCATCTGAAAGGTATCGTAGACCACTATGCCTGCATGGTATAA
- the cls gene encoding cardiolipin synthase, with protein MRYFLLIATLWLSCSLCSAQTSDSLIVNQLRGKGVSFSHDNSVTLLMNGQEKFDDMFQAIRQAKHSVHLEYFNFRNDSIASLLFDLLAQKVKEGVKVRALYDGFGNSSNNKPLRKRHLKKIRANGIEIYEYKPLKFPWVHAIFNRDHRKIVIIDGQIAYTGGMNVADYYIKGTKVVGEWHDMHCRIDGSEVNTLQKIFLKMWNKVSGQNVHSTEFWRYKKKDYLVENLKPDTTATAYRKMVGIINREPHITKDIIRYFYVNAINDAQDSIKIISPYFTLSHKLKKALKNAVKRGVKVEIMLSTKSDIPLTPDCGFYNAHKLMKAGCNVWMYTRGFHHTKIIMVDGKFCTVGSANLNARSLRWDYEENAVIVDSCTTQQLVQLFDGEKKDSFLLNEKNWREWRTGWQRFKGWFAAKVLTPFL; from the coding sequence ATGAGATATTTTTTATTAATAGCGACATTATGGCTGTCTTGTTCGTTGTGCAGCGCACAGACTAGCGATTCATTGATTGTTAATCAGCTTCGTGGGAAAGGTGTCAGCTTTTCTCACGATAATTCAGTAACCCTACTGATGAACGGTCAGGAAAAGTTTGATGATATGTTCCAGGCAATCCGACAGGCTAAACATAGTGTACACCTGGAATACTTCAACTTTCGCAACGACAGCATCGCCTCCCTCCTCTTCGACCTACTAGCTCAGAAAGTCAAGGAGGGTGTAAAGGTGAGAGCCTTATATGATGGTTTCGGAAACTCTTCCAACAATAAGCCTCTGCGAAAGAGACATCTCAAGAAAATCCGTGCCAACGGCATAGAGATTTATGAATATAAGCCCCTGAAGTTTCCATGGGTACATGCAATCTTCAACCGTGATCACCGTAAAATCGTAATCATTGACGGACAGATTGCCTACACAGGCGGTATGAACGTTGCCGACTATTATATAAAAGGTACGAAGGTTGTAGGAGAATGGCACGATATGCACTGTCGCATCGACGGAAGCGAGGTGAATACCCTGCAGAAGATATTCCTCAAAATGTGGAATAAGGTGAGCGGACAGAATGTGCACAGCACTGAGTTCTGGAGATATAAGAAGAAGGATTATCTGGTAGAGAATCTCAAGCCAGATACGACAGCAACAGCCTACAGAAAGATGGTCGGCATCATTAATCGTGAGCCTCATATAACAAAGGATATCATCCGATATTTTTATGTGAATGCAATCAATGATGCACAGGACAGCATCAAGATCATCAGCCCCTACTTCACCTTGAGTCATAAACTCAAAAAGGCATTGAAGAATGCTGTGAAAAGAGGAGTGAAAGTAGAAATCATGCTCTCTACCAAGAGCGATATTCCGCTGACTCCTGACTGCGGTTTCTATAATGCCCACAAACTGATGAAGGCAGGATGCAATGTTTGGATGTACACACGGGGCTTCCACCATACCAAGATTATCATGGTAGACGGCAAGTTCTGTACCGTTGGCAGTGCCAATCTCAATGCCCGAAGCCTGCGCTGGGACTATGAAGAGAATGCAGTGATTGTGGATTCTTGCACTACCCAACAACTGGTACAGCTCTTTGATGGGGAAAAGAAAGACAGTTTCTTACTCAATGAGAAGAACTGGAGAGAGTGGCGTACGGGCTGGCAAAGATTCAAAGGATGGTTTGCCGCAAAGGTACTCACTCCATTCTTGTAA
- a CDS encoding response regulator transcription factor, protein MPEMAIVESNTLAAMGLRQLLESVMPMMKISTFGSFRQYEANNPDHFVHSFVSMHIVLEHRYFFTQGNRNHHVIVLTPSNDPNSQLAEFHCLCVNVPEGYLIKEFLNLQHSGHPHGEHIPAMPPVTQEKVLSDREIEVLSLVAQGKINKEIADQLCIGLTTVITHRKKIQEKLGLKSVSSLTIYAVMHGFVDINMI, encoded by the coding sequence ATGCCGGAAATGGCAATAGTAGAGAGCAATACACTCGCCGCAATGGGACTCAGACAACTGCTTGAGTCAGTGATGCCCATGATGAAAATCTCGACCTTCGGTTCGTTCCGTCAGTACGAGGCAAACAATCCTGACCACTTTGTTCATAGTTTTGTATCTATGCACATTGTACTGGAACACCGTTACTTCTTCACACAGGGCAACAGGAACCACCACGTGATCGTTCTAACACCCAGCAACGATCCCAATTCGCAACTTGCAGAATTTCATTGTCTCTGCGTCAATGTACCAGAAGGATACCTGATAAAAGAGTTTCTCAACCTGCAGCATTCCGGTCATCCTCATGGCGAACATATCCCTGCCATGCCCCCTGTCACTCAGGAAAAAGTTCTGTCGGATAGAGAAATAGAGGTATTATCTCTGGTAGCACAAGGGAAAATCAACAAAGAGATAGCCGACCAACTCTGTATCGGACTGACTACTGTGATTACCCATCGCAAGAAAATACAGGAAAAACTGGGATTAAAAAGTGTGTCATCACTCACTATTTATGCTGTGATGCATGGTTTTGTTGACATCAATATGATCTAG